A window of the Phaenicophaeus curvirostris isolate KB17595 chromosome 9, BPBGC_Pcur_1.0, whole genome shotgun sequence genome harbors these coding sequences:
- the LOC138723894 gene encoding prosaposin isoform X2 — MALRLLALFGLLAAAVASPVLWQKDCVKGPEVWCQNVRTASQCGAVKHCQQNVWNKPTVNSIPCDLCKELVTVAGKVLKDNGTEDEIRSYLEKTCEFLPDQSLVSECKEIVDSYLPVIMDMIKEELDKPEVVCSALSLCQSLQKHLAAMKLQKQLQSNKIPELDFSELASPFMANVPLLLYPQDKPKQKPKGSGEVCQDCIQLVTDVQEAVRTNASFVKSLVAHAKEECDRLGPEMSDMCKNYISEYSDLAIQMMMHMQPKDICAMVGFCPSVKSVPIQTLVPAQVVHEVKMETVEKASVQEKSLSVCEICEAMVKEVTGLLESNRTEEEIVHEMEIICYMFPQSVKDQCKDFIDVYGQALIDMLLEATNPETVCVMLKCCAANKPPQQPVLVKPAGGFCDVCKMVVAYADKELEKNATTAEIEALLEKVCHFLPESVSDQCVQFVEQYEPVVVQLLAEMMDPTFVCTKLGVCGSAKEPLVGDDACVWGPGYWCKNMETAAQCNAVDHCKRHVWN, encoded by the exons ATGGCGCTACGGCTACTCGCCCTCTTCGGCCTTTTGGCGGCCG CTGTGGCAAGCCCTGTTTTGTGGCAGAAGGACTGTgtgaagggtccagaggtgTGGTGTCAGAATGTTCGGACAGCATCGCAGTGTGGTGCGGTGAAGCACTGCCAGCAGAATGTCTGGAACAAGCCTACTGTG AACAGCATCCCATGTGACTTGTGTAAGGAACTTGTGACAGTGGCTGGGAAGGTTTTGAAGGATAATGGCACTGAG GATGAGATCCGCTCTTACTTGGAAAAGACATGCGAGTTTCTTCCTGACCAAAGCCTCGTCTCTGAGTGCAAAGAAATTGTGGATTCCTACCTACCAGTTATCATGGATATGATCAAAGAAGAACTA GATAAACCTGAAGTTGTgtgtagtgccctctcactgtGCCAGTCCCTTCAGAAGCACCTTGCAGCAATGAAGCTTCAGAAACAGCTCCAGTCCAATAAGATACCAGAGCTGGATTTCTCTGAACTGGCATCCCCATTCATGGCTAATGTGCCTCTTCTCCTTTACCCTCAGGACAAACCCAAGCAGAAGCCTAAG GGAAGTGGAGAAGTATGCCAGGACTGCATTCAGCTGGTTACTGATGTTCAGGAAGCTGTGAGAACAAACGCATCTTTTGTAAAGTCTTTAGTTGCTCATGCCAAGGAAGAGTGTGACCGTTTGGGACCTGAAATGTCAGATATG TGCAAGAATTATATCTCTGAATATTCTGACTTGGCTATCCAGATGATGATGCACATG CAACCAAAGGACATTTGTGCCATGGTTGGATTCTGTCCTTCTGTAAAGTCTGTTCCCATTCAGACTCTGGTGCCAGCTCAAGTGGTTCATGAAGTGAAAATGGAAACTGTGGAG AAAGCCTCAGTTCAAGAGAAAAGTCTTTCTGTGTGTGAAATATGTGAGGCCATGGTGAAAGAAGTGACTGGCCTCTTGGAGAGCAACAGGACAGAG GAGGAGATTGTACATGAAATGGAGATTATCTGCTACATGTTCCCACAAAGTGTCAAAGACCAGTGTAAGGACTTCATAGATGTTTATGGCCAGGCTTTGATTGACATGCTCTTGGAGGCAACGAATCCTGAAACTGTGTGTGTTATGCTGAAATGCTGTGCAGCCAACAAACCTCCACAGCAGCCAG ttTTGGTGAAACCTGCAGGTGGCTTCTGTGATGTCTGTAAGATGGTGGTAGCTTATGCAGACAAAGAGCTAGAGAAGAATGCCACGACAGCTGAAATTGAGGCTTTACTGGAAAAAGTCTGTCACTTCCTGCCAGAGTCCGTCAGTGATCAG TGCGTTCAGTTTGTGGAACAGTATGAACCAGTAGTTGTGCAACTCCTCGCAGAGATGATGGATCCCACTTTTGTTTGCACT AAACTTGGAGTCTGTGGCTCAGCTAAAGAGCCTCTCGTCGGAGATGATGCTTGTGTCTGGGGGCCAGGCTACTGGTGTAAGAACATGGAGACTGCTGCTCAGTGCAAT gCTGTTGATCACTGCAAACGTCACGTGTGGAACTAG
- the LOC138723894 gene encoding prosaposin isoform X1, with product MALRLLALFGLLAAAVASPVLWQKDCVKGPEVWCQNVRTASQCGAVKHCQQNVWNKPTVNSIPCDLCKELVTVAGKVLKDNGTEDEIRSYLEKTCEFLPDQSLVSECKEIVDSYLPVIMDMIKEELDKPEVVCSALSLCQSLQKHLAAMKLQKQLQSNKIPELDFSELASPFMANVPLLLYPQDKPKQKPKGSGEVCQDCIQLVTDVQEAVRTNASFVKSLVAHAKEECDRLGPEMSDMCKNYISEYSDLAIQMMMHMQPKDICAMVGFCPSVKSVPIQTLVPAQVVHEVKMETVEKASVQEKSLSVCEICEAMVKEVTGLLESNRTEEEIVHEMEIICYMFPQSVKDQCKDFIDVYGQALIDMLLEATNPETVCVMLKCCAANKPPQQPVLVKPAGGFCDVCKMVVAYADKELEKNATTAEIEALLEKVCHFLPESVSDQVRLSSVSASAINVQCVQFVEQYEPVVVQLLAEMMDPTFVCTKLGVCGSAKEPLVGDDACVWGPGYWCKNMETAAQCNAVDHCKRHVWN from the exons ATGGCGCTACGGCTACTCGCCCTCTTCGGCCTTTTGGCGGCCG CTGTGGCAAGCCCTGTTTTGTGGCAGAAGGACTGTgtgaagggtccagaggtgTGGTGTCAGAATGTTCGGACAGCATCGCAGTGTGGTGCGGTGAAGCACTGCCAGCAGAATGTCTGGAACAAGCCTACTGTG AACAGCATCCCATGTGACTTGTGTAAGGAACTTGTGACAGTGGCTGGGAAGGTTTTGAAGGATAATGGCACTGAG GATGAGATCCGCTCTTACTTGGAAAAGACATGCGAGTTTCTTCCTGACCAAAGCCTCGTCTCTGAGTGCAAAGAAATTGTGGATTCCTACCTACCAGTTATCATGGATATGATCAAAGAAGAACTA GATAAACCTGAAGTTGTgtgtagtgccctctcactgtGCCAGTCCCTTCAGAAGCACCTTGCAGCAATGAAGCTTCAGAAACAGCTCCAGTCCAATAAGATACCAGAGCTGGATTTCTCTGAACTGGCATCCCCATTCATGGCTAATGTGCCTCTTCTCCTTTACCCTCAGGACAAACCCAAGCAGAAGCCTAAG GGAAGTGGAGAAGTATGCCAGGACTGCATTCAGCTGGTTACTGATGTTCAGGAAGCTGTGAGAACAAACGCATCTTTTGTAAAGTCTTTAGTTGCTCATGCCAAGGAAGAGTGTGACCGTTTGGGACCTGAAATGTCAGATATG TGCAAGAATTATATCTCTGAATATTCTGACTTGGCTATCCAGATGATGATGCACATG CAACCAAAGGACATTTGTGCCATGGTTGGATTCTGTCCTTCTGTAAAGTCTGTTCCCATTCAGACTCTGGTGCCAGCTCAAGTGGTTCATGAAGTGAAAATGGAAACTGTGGAG AAAGCCTCAGTTCAAGAGAAAAGTCTTTCTGTGTGTGAAATATGTGAGGCCATGGTGAAAGAAGTGACTGGCCTCTTGGAGAGCAACAGGACAGAG GAGGAGATTGTACATGAAATGGAGATTATCTGCTACATGTTCCCACAAAGTGTCAAAGACCAGTGTAAGGACTTCATAGATGTTTATGGCCAGGCTTTGATTGACATGCTCTTGGAGGCAACGAATCCTGAAACTGTGTGTGTTATGCTGAAATGCTGTGCAGCCAACAAACCTCCACAGCAGCCAG ttTTGGTGAAACCTGCAGGTGGCTTCTGTGATGTCTGTAAGATGGTGGTAGCTTATGCAGACAAAGAGCTAGAGAAGAATGCCACGACAGCTGAAATTGAGGCTTTACTGGAAAAAGTCTGTCACTTCCTGCCAGAGTCCGTCAGTGATCAG GTCCGTCTCTCAAGTGTCTCTGCTTCTGCTATAAATGTCCAG TGCGTTCAGTTTGTGGAACAGTATGAACCAGTAGTTGTGCAACTCCTCGCAGAGATGATGGATCCCACTTTTGTTTGCACT AAACTTGGAGTCTGTGGCTCAGCTAAAGAGCCTCTCGTCGGAGATGATGCTTGTGTCTGGGGGCCAGGCTACTGGTGTAAGAACATGGAGACTGCTGCTCAGTGCAAT gCTGTTGATCACTGCAAACGTCACGTGTGGAACTAG